In Candidatus Binatia bacterium, the following are encoded in one genomic region:
- a CDS encoding AAA family ATPase, whose amino-acid sequence MNPRFVLTGAPGGGKTAILARIGPGIRTVAEPAREILAEERASGGRGTPDQDPARFMELLLARSIEKYVEAGIGGTAEAGKAASEAALLYDRGIPDCVGYAVHLGTDPSPCIEAAQRLRYHPQVLVLEPWEAIYTTDDERKMTFEQSLGFHERLLDGYRNAGYELITVPKAPIEERVAFIRGFIATGPTLL is encoded by the coding sequence GTGAACCCGCGCTTCGTCCTGACGGGCGCACCCGGCGGCGGGAAGACGGCGATCCTGGCCCGAATCGGTCCGGGAATCCGTACCGTCGCCGAGCCCGCGCGGGAGATCCTCGCCGAGGAGCGCGCCAGCGGAGGGCGCGGCACGCCCGATCAGGATCCCGCCCGGTTCATGGAGCTGCTCCTCGCCCGGTCGATTGAGAAATATGTGGAGGCCGGCATTGGCGGGACAGCCGAGGCCGGCAAGGCCGCGAGCGAAGCGGCCCTGCTCTACGACCGAGGCATTCCCGACTGTGTCGGCTACGCCGTCCATCTCGGGACCGATCCATCGCCTTGCATCGAGGCGGCCCAGCGGCTCCGCTATCACCCCCAGGTCCTCGTCCTCGAACCCTGGGAAGCGATCTACACCACGGACGACGAACGGAAGATGACCTTCGAGCAGTCGCTGGGATTTCACGAGAGGCTTCTCGACGGATATCGAAATGCGGGCTACGAGCTGATCACCGTGCCCAAAGCGCCGATCGAGGAGCGGGTCGCCTTCATCCGGGGGTTCATCGCGACCGGACCCACCCTGCTATAA